From a single Lolium rigidum isolate FL_2022 chromosome 7, APGP_CSIRO_Lrig_0.1, whole genome shotgun sequence genomic region:
- the LOC124669411 gene encoding calcium-transporting ATPase 7, plasma membrane-type-like, producing the protein MTGEPHPIEIDAEKSPFLTAGVKIIDGYGRMLVTAVGIDTLWGEMMSSITKETTEPTPLQERLEGLTSSIGKIGVAVAVLVFTVLTARHFTGSTKDDQGKPLFDKGHVTFDAVFSALVAIFQQAVTIIVVAIPEGLPLAVTLTLAFSMKRMVKENALVRRLSACETMGSVTAICTDKTGTLTLNQMKVTEFWVGTEQPRATTAIAGSVMSLLCQGAGINTTGSVYKPDNVSPPEISGSPTEKALLSWAVADLGMDTDALKRSCKVVHVEAFNSDKKRSGVMIRDNATGSVIAHWKGAAEMVLENCSMYVDTDGAARELGMEQRKNLEKVINDMAVGSLRCIAFAYKQVNSEQTKIDDEGLTLLGFVGLKDPCRPEVKAAIAACTKAGVAVKMVTGDNILTARAIAKECGIISSNDPSGIVIEGHEFRAMSPEQQLEVADNIRVMARSLPLDKLVLVQRLKQKGHVVAVTGDGTNDAPALKEADVGLSMGVQGTEVAKESSDIIILNDNFDTVVTATRWGRCVYNNIQKFIQFQLTVNVAALVINFVSAITTGKMPLTTVQLLWVNLIMDTMGALALATDTPTKTLMDRPPIGRTAPLISNAMWRNLMAQAAFQIAVLLALQYRGRDVFGTDDKANGTMIFNAFVPCQVFNEFNAREIEKKNVFAGVLKNRMFLVIIAVTLVLQVVMVEVLTRFAGTKRLGLGQWGVCLAIAAVSWPIGWAVKFIPVPDRTLHQILTRRKSS; encoded by the coding sequence ATGACCGGCGAGCCCCATCCGATTGAGATCGACGCCGAGAAGAGCCCCTTCCTCACCGCTGGCGTTAAGATCATCGACGGCTACGGCCGGATGCTCGTTACCGCCGTCGGCATCGACACCTTGTGGGGTGAGATGATGAGCAGCATCACCAAGGAGACCACCGAGCCGACGCCGCTCCAGGAGCGCCTCGAGGGCCTCACCTCGAGCATCGGCAAGATCGGTGTCGCCGTTGCGGTGCTCGTCTTCACCGTGCTCACCGCGCGCCACTTCACAGGCAGCACAAAGGACGACCAGGGGAAGCCGCTCTTCGACAAGGGTCATGTCACCTTCGACGCCGTCTTCAGCGCGCTCGTGGCTATATTCCAGCAGGCCGTAACCATCATCGTCGTCGCCATCCCAGAAGGCCTCCCGCTTGCGGTCACGCTCACGCTCGCATTTTCCATGAAGAGGATGGTGAAGGAGAACGCGCTGGTGCGCCGCCTGTCAGCGTGCGAGACGATGGGTTCCGTCACGGCCATCTGCACTGACAAGACTGGAACGCTCACTCTGAACCAGATGAAGGTGACCGAGTTCTGGGTCGGCACGGAGCAGCCTAGAGCCACCACGGCGATCGCAGGGAGCGTTATGAGCCTGCTCTGCCAGGGAGCTGGGATCAACACCACCGGAAGCGTGTACAAACCAGACAACGTGTCGCCGCCGGAAATATCGGGCAGTCCTACGGAGAAGGCGCTGTTGTCCTGGGCCGTGGCGGACCTCGGCATGGACACGGATGCGTTGAAGAGGAGCTGCAAGGTGGTGCATGTTGAGGCGTTCAACTCCGACAAGAAGCGCAGTGGCGTGATGATTAGAGACAACGCCACCGGTTCGGTGATCGCGCACTGGAAAGGCGCCGCCGAGATGGTCCTGGAGAACTGCTCAATGTACGTGGACACGGACGGAGCGGCGCGCGAGCTCGGCATGGAGCAGAGGAAGAACCTCGAGAAGGTCATCAACGACATGGCGGTCGGCAGCCTCCGGTGTATTGCATTCGCCTACAAGCAAGTCAACAGCGAGCAAACAAAGATTGACGATGAGGGGCTGACATTGCTGGGCTTCGTCGGCTTGAAAGACCCATGTCGGCCAGAGGTCAAAGCGGCCATTGCAGCTTGCACGAAGGCCGGCGTCGCCGTCAAGATGGTCACCGGAGACAACATCCTCACAGCGCGCGCGATCGCAAAGGAGTGCGGCATCATATCCAGCAACGACCCCAGCGGCATCGTCATCGAGGGGCACGAGTTCCGCGCCATGTCGCCGGAGCAGCAGCTCGAGGTCGCAGACAACATCCGCGTCATGGCTCGGTCCCTGCCGCTGGACAAGCTGGTGCTGGTGCAGCGGCTGAAGCAGAAGGGCCACGTGGTTGCCGTGACTGGCGACGGCACCAACGACGCGCCCGCACTCAAGGAGGCCGATGTCGGGTTGTCCATGGGCGTCCAGGGCACCGAAGTGGCCAAGGAGAGCTCCGACATCATCATCCTCAACGACAACTTCGACACGGTGGTGACGGCCACACGGTGGGGACGATGCGTCTACAACAACATCCAGAAGTTCATCCAGTTCCAGCTCACCGTCAACGTTGCCGCGCTGGTCATCAACTTCGTGTCGGCGATCACCACGGGCAAGATGCCACTGACCACCGTGCAGCTCCTGTGGGTGAACCTGATCATGGACACGATGGGCGCGCTAGCGCTGGCCACAGACACGCCCACCAAGACGCTCATGGACCGTCCACCCATTGGCCGCACTGCGCCGCTCATCAGCAACGCAATGTGGCGCAACCTCATGGCGCAGGCAGCGTTCCAGATCGCCGTGCTGCTGGCGCTCCAGTACCGAGGCCGGGACGTCTTCGGCACCGACGACAAGGCCAACGGCACCATGATCTTCAACGCCTTCGTCCCCTGCCAGGTGTTCAACGAGTTCAACGCGCGGGAGATCGAGAAGAAGAACGTCTTCGCCGGGGTGCTCAAGAACAGAATGTTCCTAGTCATCATCGCCGTCACGCTCGTCCTGCAGGTGGTCATGGTGGAGGTGCTCACGAGGTTCGCCGGCACCAAGAGGCTGGGATTGGGGCAGTGGGGCGTCTGCCTTGCCATCGCCGCCGTGTCGTGGCCCATCGGCTGGGCCGTCAAGTTCATCCCCGTGCCGGACCGGACTCTCCATCAGATCTTGACACGCCGGAAATCGTCATAA
- the LOC124669540 gene encoding calcium-transporting ATPase 7, plasma membrane-type-like translates to MTGEPHPIEIDAEKSPFLTAGVKIIAGYGRMLVTAVGIDTLWGEMMSSITKETTEPTPLQERLEGLTSSIGKIGVAVAVLVFTVLTARHFTGSTKDDQGKPLFDNGHVTFDAVFSALVAIFQQAVTIIVVAIPEGLPLAVTLTLAFSMKRMVKENALVRRLSACETMGSVTAICTDKTGTLTLNQMKVTEFWVGTEQPRATTAIAGSVMSLLCQGAGINTTGSVYKPDNVSPPEISGSPTEKALLSWAVVDLGMDADALKRSCKVVHVEAFNSDKKRSGVMIRDNATGSVIAHWKGAAEMVLENCSMYVDTDGAARELGIEQRKNLEKVINDMAVGSLRCIAFAYKQVNSEQTKIDDEGLTLLGFVGLKDPCRPEVKAAIEACTKAGVAVKMVTGDNILTARAIAKECGIISSNDPNGIVIEGHEFRAMSPEQQLEVADNIRVMARSLPLDKLVLVQRLKQKGHVVAVTGDGTNDAPALKEADVGLSMGVQGTEVAKESSDIIILNDNFDTVVTATRWGRCVYNNIQKFIQFQLTVNVAALVINFVSAITTGKMPLTTVQLLWVNLIMDTMGALALATDTPTKTLMDRPPIGRTAPLISNAMWRNLMAQAAFQIAVLLALQYRGRDVFGTDDKANGTMIFNAFVLCQVFNEFNAREIEKKNVFAGVLKNRMFLVIIAVTLVLQVVMVEVLTRFAGTKRLGLGQWGVCLAIAAVSWPIGWAVKLIPVPDRTLHQILTRRKSS, encoded by the coding sequence ATGACCGGCGAGCCCCATCCGATTGAGATCGACGCCGAGAAGAGCCCCTTCCTCACCGCCGGCGTTAAGATCATCGCCGGCTACGGCCGGATGCTCGTTACCGCCGTCGGCATCGACACCTTGTGGGGCGAGATGATGAGCAGCATCACCAAGGAGACCACCGAGCCGACGCCGCTCCAGGAGCGCCTCGAGGGCCTCACCTCGAGCATCGGCAAGATCGGTGTCGCCGTTGCGGTGCTCGTCTTCACCGTGCTCACCGCGCGCCACTTCACAGGCAGCACAAAGGACGACCAGGGGAAGCCGCTCTTCGACAACGGTCATGTCACCTTCGACGCCGTCTTCAGCGCGCTCGTGGCTATATTCCAGCAGGCCGTAACCATCATCGTCGTCGCCATCCCAGAGGGCCTCCCGCTCGCGGTCACGCTCACGCTCGCATTCTCCATGAAGAGGATGGTGAAGGAGAACGCGCTGGTACGCCGCCTGTCAGCGTGCGAGACCATGGGTTCCGTCACGGCCATCTGCACTGACAAGACTGGAACGCTCACTCTAAACCAGATGAAGGTGACCGAGTTCTGGGTCGGCACGGAGCAGCCTAGAGCCACCACGGCGATCGCAGGGAGCGTTATGAGCTTGCTCTGCCAGGGAGCTGGGATCAACACCACCGGAAGCGTGTACAAGCCGGACAACGTGTCGCCGCCGGAAATATCGGGCAGCCCTACAGAGAAGGCGCTGCTATCCTGGGCCGTGGTGGACCTTGGCATGGACGCCGACGCGTTGAAGAGGAGCTGCAAAGTGGTGCATGTTGAGGCGTTCAACTCTGACAAGAAGCGCAGTGGCGTGATGATTAGGGACAACGCCACCGGCTCGGTGATCGCGCACTGGAAAGGCGCCGCCGAGATGGTCCTGGAGAACTGCTCAATGTACGTGGACACGGACGGAGCGGCGCGCGAGCTCGGCATCGAGCAGAGGAAAAACCTCGAGAAGGTCATCAACGACATGGCGGTCGGCAGCCTCCGGTGTATTGCATTCGCCTACAAGCAAGTCAACAGCGAGCAAACAAAGATTGACGACGAGGGGCTGACATTGCTGGGCTTCGTCGGCTTGAAAGATCCGTGCCGGCCAGAGGTCAAAGCGGCAATTGAAGCTTGCACGAAGGCAGGCGTCGCTGTCAAGATGGTGACCGGAGACAACATCCTAACAGCGCGCGCGATCGCCAAAGAGTGCGGCATCATATCCAGCAACGACCCCAACGGCATCGTCATCGAGGGGCACGAGTTCCGCGCCATGTCGCCGGAGCAGCAGCTCGAGGTCGCGGACAACATCCGCGTCATGGCTCGGTCCCTGCCGCTGGACAAGCTGGTGCTGGTGCAGCGGCTGAAGCAGAAGGGCCACGTGGTTGCCGTGACTGGCGACGGCACCAACGACGCGCCGGCACTCAAGGAGGCTGATGTTGGGTTGTCCATGGGCGTCCAGGGCACCGAAGTGGCCAAGGAGAGCTCCGACATTATCATCCTCAACGACAACTTCGACACGGTGGTGACGGCCACACGGTGGGGACGATGCGTCTACAACAACATCCAGAAGTTCATCCAGTTCCAGCTCACCGTCAACGTCGCCGCGCTGGTCATCAACTTCGTGTCGGCGATCACCACGGGCAAGATGCCACTGACCACCGTGCAGCTCCTGTGGGTGAACCTGATCATGGACACGATGGGCGCGCTGGCGCTGGCCACAGACACGCCCACCAAGACGCTCATGGACCGTCCACCCATCGGCCGCACCGCGCCGCTCATCAGCAACGCAATGTGGCGCAACCTCATGGCGCAGGCGGCATTCCAGATCGCCGTGCTGCTGGCGCTCCAGTACCGAGGCCGGGACGTCTTCGGCACCGACGACAAGGCCAACGGCACCATGATCTTCAACGCCTTCGTCCTCTGCCAGGTGTTCAACGAGTTCAACGCGCGGGAGATCGAGAAGAAGAACGTCTTCGCCGGGGTGCTCAAGAACAGGATGTTCCTAGTCATCATCGCCGTCACGCTCGTCCTGCAGGTGGTCATGGTGGAGGTGCTCACCAGGTTCGCCGGCACCAAGAGGCTGGGATTGGGGCAGTGGGGCgtctgcctcgccatcgccgccgtgtcGTGGCCCATCGGCTGGGCCGTCAAGTTAATCCCCGTGCCGGACCGGACTCTCCATCAGATCTTGACACGCCGGAAATCGTCATAA